In Sphingomonas sp. R1, a single genomic region encodes these proteins:
- a CDS encoding GNAT family acetyltransferase codes for MHAATAADREAVIALWHAAGLTRPWNDPGADFDRAVAGVGSTILLLRAQGVLLGTAMVGEDGHRGWVYYLAVTEAARGQGHGRALMAAAEAWLRARGCPKLQLMVREGNDAAIGFYRALGLEPQPVVTLGRFLH; via the coding sequence ATGCACGCGGCGACCGCCGCCGATCGCGAGGCGGTGATCGCGCTGTGGCACGCCGCCGGGCTCACCCGGCCGTGGAACGACCCTGGCGCGGACTTTGATCGCGCGGTGGCGGGGGTCGGGTCGACCATTCTGCTGCTGCGGGCGCAGGGCGTTCTGCTCGGCACCGCCATGGTCGGCGAGGACGGACATCGCGGCTGGGTCTATTATCTCGCGGTCACGGAGGCGGCGCGCGGGCAGGGGCATGGCCGGGCCCTGATGGCCGCGGCGGAAGCCTGGCTCCGCGCGCGAGGCTGCCCCAAGCTGCAGTTGATGGTCCGCGAGGGCAATGATGCGGCAATCGGTTTCTATCGCGCGTTGGGATTGGAGCCCCAGCC